A window of the Synechococcus sp. JA-3-3Ab genome harbors these coding sequences:
- a CDS encoding RNA-guided endonuclease InsQ/TnpB family protein, protein MLLGFCTRLELNNRQKTLAAQHAGVARHAYNWGLAICKQAVESKQKLPTAIDLHKRLVAEVKKENPWYYQVSKCAPQQALRNLEQAFKRWRSGLGKFPRFKRKGVRDSFYLEGSIRISGDRIKVPILGWLRCAELLPTATPKNVVISLRAGHWYVSFKYEAPAPQVEKTGEVVGVDLGINRLATCSDGEVFENPKPYYKAKKRLARLQRRLSRKQKGSANRKKAVAQLAKAHKRVAGIRQDNLHKLTTYLAKKYRVVVIEDLQVKNLLKNHKLAGALSDCGFYEFRRQLEYKARLYGCQVVVADRFYPSSQLCSRCGHRQKMPLQERMFCCPCCGLELDRDLNAALNLLRWYRTTSSSGGSDACGDPSGGVVGVNSAASHGSLKQEESSDAGQSSALFSVA, encoded by the coding sequence ATGCAGGGGTGGCCCGTCACGCCTACAACTGGGGTCTGGCTATCTGCAAGCAGGCTGTTGAATCCAAACAGAAGCTACCCACGGCTATTGACCTGCACAAGCGCTTGGTAGCCGAGGTGAAGAAAGAAAATCCCTGGTACTACCAGGTCTCCAAATGCGCTCCTCAGCAGGCCCTCCGCAACTTGGAGCAAGCCTTTAAGCGCTGGCGGAGTGGGTTGGGGAAGTTCCCCCGCTTCAAACGCAAGGGAGTGCGAGACAGCTTTTACTTGGAAGGTAGCATCCGCATCTCTGGTGACCGCATCAAGGTACCTATCCTTGGTTGGTTACGCTGTGCGGAGCTGCTCCCCACTGCCACACCCAAGAACGTGGTCATTAGTCTTCGCGCTGGACATTGGTATGTCTCCTTCAAGTATGAAGCTCCGGCGCCTCAGGTGGAGAAGACCGGGGAAGTTGTGGGAGTAGACTTAGGTATCAATCGCTTGGCCACCTGTTCCGACGGGGAAGTATTCGAGAATCCAAAGCCCTATTACAAAGCGAAGAAGCGTCTGGCCAGGCTGCAACGGCGACTGAGTCGTAAGCAGAAGGGATCCGCTAACCGTAAGAAGGCAGTAGCACAGCTCGCTAAGGCCCATAAGCGGGTGGCAGGCATTCGGCAAGACAATCTGCACAAGCTAACGACCTACCTGGCCAAGAAATATCGGGTAGTGGTGATTGAGGACTTGCAGGTGAAGAACCTGCTTAAGAACCACAAGCTGGCAGGAGCGCTGTCAGATTGTGGCTTTTACGAGTTTCGGCGACAGCTAGAGTATAAGGCCCGGCTCTACGGCTGTCAGGTGGTGGTGGCGGATAGGTTTTATCCGTCCAGCCAACTGTGTTCTCGCTGTGGGCACCGACAGAAGATGCCGCTACAGGAAAGGATGTTCTGCTGCCCGTGTTGTGGTCTGGAGCTAGACCGCGACTTGAATGCAGCCCTAAATCTGTTGCGGTGGTACAGAACTACCTCAAGCTCTGGGGGAAGTGACGCCTGTGGAGATCCCTCTGGCGGGGTGGTAGGGGTGAACTCTGCCGCTAGTCATGGGTCGCTGAAGCAGGAAGAAAGCAGCGATGCTGGGCAAAGTTCTGCTTTGTTCAGCGTTGCATAA
- a CDS encoding AI-2E family transporter: protein MTFAQWLGLAALLGLLVLLWQIRQILLLVFAAIVLAVALDTLAQIPQRYGFRRGPSLLITGLTVLVGAILVGLIVVPPLADQLRRLFTDGVPAGIVQAQRLFESLILSLPTDIELPTLRELANSLVPQATELVRQVRDFFSESFTAFFATLLNLLFVIILTILLLVDPQAYSRAFVSVFPAFYRPRVRYILKRCELALRGWLVGILFTSSLVMLLSGIGLWILGVPLSLANAVLAGLFNFIPNIGPTLSVVAPMLVALTDAPWKSLAVLGLYIFIQQLESSVFTPLVMSRQVSLLPALTLVAQVTSAFFFGVLGLFLAVPLAAILQVWIQEVLIRDVLDPWQGSRARPLPLAKGDGIPASQEKRKPLQPENENAILLP, encoded by the coding sequence GTGACCTTCGCCCAGTGGCTGGGGCTGGCAGCATTGCTGGGTTTGCTGGTTCTGCTCTGGCAGATCCGGCAGATCCTGCTGTTGGTGTTTGCGGCCATCGTCTTGGCAGTAGCTTTGGATACCTTAGCCCAGATCCCGCAGCGCTACGGCTTTCGCCGCGGCCCCTCGCTCCTCATCACCGGTTTGACGGTTCTGGTGGGGGCGATTCTGGTGGGGCTGATCGTGGTGCCTCCCTTGGCGGATCAGTTGCGGCGGCTGTTTACCGATGGGGTGCCCGCCGGGATCGTGCAGGCGCAGCGGCTGTTCGAGAGCCTCATCCTCTCGTTGCCGACGGATATCGAGCTGCCGACGCTGCGGGAGTTGGCCAATAGCTTGGTGCCCCAGGCCACCGAGTTGGTGCGCCAGGTGCGCGACTTTTTCTCCGAGTCCTTCACCGCCTTTTTCGCCACCCTGCTCAATCTGTTGTTTGTGATCATCCTCACCATCCTGTTGTTGGTGGATCCCCAGGCTTATAGCCGCGCCTTTGTCTCGGTTTTCCCGGCCTTCTACCGCCCCCGCGTCCGCTACATCCTCAAGCGCTGCGAGCTGGCGCTGCGAGGGTGGCTGGTGGGGATCCTGTTCACCAGCAGCTTGGTGATGCTGCTAAGCGGCATTGGCCTCTGGATTTTAGGTGTGCCCCTGAGCCTGGCCAACGCGGTGCTGGCGGGACTGTTTAATTTCATCCCCAACATCGGCCCCACCCTGAGCGTGGTTGCCCCAATGCTGGTAGCCCTCACCGACGCCCCCTGGAAGTCCCTAGCAGTGCTAGGGCTGTACATCTTCATCCAGCAGCTTGAAAGCAGCGTCTTTACCCCGCTTGTCATGTCGCGCCAGGTGTCGCTTTTGCCCGCCCTAACTTTGGTGGCCCAAGTTACCTCGGCCTTTTTCTTCGGCGTGCTGGGCTTGTTTTTGGCTGTGCCGCTGGCGGCCATCCTGCAGGTGTGGATCCAGGAGGTGCTGATTCGGGATGTGTTGGATCCCTGGCAGGGATCCCGGGCCCGCCCCTTGCCCCTGGCCAAGGGAGATGGGATCCCGGCTTCCCAGGAGAAGCGGAAGCCTCTGCAGCCGGAGAACGAGAACGCCATCCTGCTGCCGTGA
- a CDS encoding DUF1257 domain-containing protein codes for MSHFTTLQVQIKDADLLEETLKELGYTVERNASLRGYLWNRTRADLVIRQKNGFDIGFRRNGDHYELVVDLWGAGIDPQTFLEPILQRYAHKSLLRSARQQGFAIEAEEHLEDGTIRVVVGRWV; via the coding sequence ATGTCCCACTTCACCACCTTGCAAGTGCAAATCAAGGATGCCGACCTGCTGGAAGAGACCCTGAAGGAATTGGGCTACACCGTGGAGCGGAACGCCAGCCTGCGCGGCTACCTCTGGAACCGCACCCGCGCCGATCTGGTGATCCGGCAAAAGAACGGCTTCGACATCGGCTTTCGCCGCAACGGGGATCACTATGAGCTTGTGGTGGATCTGTGGGGGGCGGGCATCGATCCCCAGACCTTTCTGGAGCCGATTTTGCAGCGCTACGCCCACAAGAGCTTGCTGCGCTCTGCCCGGCAACAGGGCTTCGCCATCGAGGCGGAGGAGCATCTAGAGGATGGCACCATCCGCGTAGTGGTGGGGCGCTGGGTGTAG
- a CDS encoding pentapeptide repeat-containing protein, whose amino-acid sequence MLSNSRPLVGTGEGSRPRPWDLVLGGRAAAGGAPAHALVLGGLEGARRRLTQGDEAVRLATLPQLLQYGPAGLAELIEALAGNTSWAVRLEAWRLLSQLEQPEAEEACRTYSPFRPVGGAQGVIVAYRRGERNFAYADLEGVDLQEARLGGANFYEANLRKANLGLCNFNGAHLHQADLRQANLQGAKLSGAVLQGADLRGADLRGAKVSGTSLRGSRLSEETRLEERLRHIWQLQNWGGQGQDFSGQDLSKADLRGLGLRQIRLRGANLKRVDLRGSNLEGADLRGANLQRADLRGANLQNADLEGADLGGAELRQAQLQGANLRRADLSRANLTQANLEGAQIEGLKHSGSQIAGLIFPDGTPLKPWWW is encoded by the coding sequence ATGCTCAGCAACTCCCGACCCTTGGTGGGCACAGGTGAGGGATCCCGGCCCCGCCCTTGGGATCTGGTGTTGGGAGGACGAGCCGCAGCCGGCGGTGCCCCGGCCCACGCCTTAGTTTTGGGGGGGCTTGAGGGGGCGCGGCGACGGCTCACCCAGGGCGACGAGGCGGTGCGTCTGGCCACCTTGCCCCAGCTGCTGCAGTACGGGCCGGCAGGCCTGGCCGAACTGATCGAAGCACTTGCTGGCAACACCTCCTGGGCGGTGCGCCTAGAGGCCTGGCGGCTGCTCTCCCAGCTCGAGCAGCCGGAGGCAGAGGAAGCCTGTCGAACCTACAGCCCCTTTCGCCCGGTGGGGGGTGCCCAGGGGGTCATCGTGGCCTATCGGCGCGGGGAGCGGAACTTTGCCTACGCCGACTTGGAGGGAGTGGATCTGCAAGAGGCGCGGCTGGGGGGTGCCAACTTCTACGAAGCTAATTTGAGAAAGGCCAACCTGGGTCTTTGCAACTTCAACGGCGCCCACCTGCACCAGGCAGATCTGCGCCAAGCTAACTTGCAAGGGGCCAAGCTCAGTGGCGCCGTCCTCCAGGGGGCGGATCTGCGGGGAGCCGATCTGAGGGGGGCGAAAGTCAGCGGCACCAGCCTGCGGGGATCCCGGCTTTCGGAAGAGACCCGCCTGGAGGAGCGGCTGCGCCACATCTGGCAGTTGCAAAACTGGGGGGGACAAGGGCAAGATTTCTCCGGCCAAGACCTGAGCAAGGCCGACTTGAGAGGGCTGGGGCTGCGCCAGATCCGGCTGCGGGGGGCCAACCTCAAGCGCGTGGATCTGCGCGGATCCAACCTGGAGGGAGCAGACCTGCGGGGGGCCAACCTGCAGCGAGCGGATCTGCGGGGGGCCAACTTGCAAAATGCCGACCTCGAGGGGGCCGATCTCGGCGGCGCCGAGCTGCGCCAGGCCCAGTTGCAGGGGGCCAACCTGCGCCGGGCTGACCTCAGCCGCGCCAACCTGACTCAGGCCAACCTGGAAGGCGCCCAGATCGAGGGCCTCAAACACAGCGGATCCCAGATTGCCGGCCTCATCTTCCCCGACGGCACCCCCCTCAAGCCCTGGTGGTGGTAG